One genomic window of Dermacentor andersoni chromosome 8, qqDerAnde1_hic_scaffold, whole genome shotgun sequence includes the following:
- the LOC126525601 gene encoding deoxycytidylate deaminase isoform X2, with translation MNPTSEEERKRLTDELSDCTARLLRISEQSCRLKHTKRTNYLSWQDYFMSSAYLAAMRSKDPNTQVGCVIVNEENRIVGAGYNGMPNGLSDDEMPWGRSSDSPVDTKYLYVCHAEMNAIFNRNCFELRGCTLYTTHFPCNECAKMVVQSGIGQVVFLCDKHPEEPTYVASRLILTKAGVTFSSICIPSGLTR, from the exons ATGAATCCTACGtcggaggaagaaagaaagaggctgACCGATGAGCT GAGCGACTGCACAGCCCGCCTTCTCAGAATCTCGGAGCAGAGCTGTCGGCTAAAACACACAAAGCGCACAAATTACCTCTCGTGGCAAGACTACTTCATGTCCTCAGCTTACCTTGCAGCCATGCGTAGCAAGGACCCCAATACACAG GTGGGTTGTGTAATCGTCAATGAAGAGAACAGAATCGTAGGAGCGGGGTACAATGGAATGCCCAATGGACTGAGCGATGATGAAATGCCTTGGGGCAGGTCAAGTGACTCGCCCGTTGATACCAAGTATCTGTATG TGTGCCACGCTGAGATGAATGCCATTTTCAACCGCAATTGCTTCGAGTTGCGTGGCTGCACGTTGTACACGACGCACTTCCCCTGCAACGAGTGTGCCAAAATGGTCGTCCAGTCCGGAATCGGGCAGGTGGTCTTCCTGTGCGACAAGCACCCCGAAGAGCCGACTTATGTTGCATCAAGGCTCATTCTTACCAAAGCTGGGGTTACCTTCAG ttctatctgcatcCCCTCTGGCCTCACACGTTAG